A single region of the Cyanobacteria bacterium FACHB-DQ100 genome encodes:
- a CDS encoding response regulator, producing the protein MADALIQETSPESLRPENDAERIEALLRYNILDTPAEEAFDRITKLAARLFNVPIAIVSLVDENRAWFKSCQGFNLPEVPRNDAICNVAVLYNGILVIPDTRKDDRFACNPFAMAEPGLRFYAGAPLITQDGYNLGTLCLLDSQPHDDLGAEQRETLVDLAAMVMDELELRLAARKIAQTDAALLEVTQGVSAVTGQAFFDALVLHLAKALSVDYVYIGRLAEPAQQTVQTIAVCAHGQNVDNFDYLIDDTPCKKAIANRKLCSYPRRVQALFPDAPLLAPLNIEGYIAVPFFDSRENPLGLLGIMHSKPLENVQLAESLLTIFALRIATELNRIRVSEAERAAREQAEAANRMKDEFLAVLSHELRTPLSPILGWTKLLRSSKVSLESQDKALATIERNAVQLTQLIEDLLDISRILQGKLMLDVRSVNLSRVMTTAIETIRLAANAKRIQIQTRIEASAIVLGDAARLQQVVCNLLSNSVKFTPEGGRVEVRLTQFDRSAQIQVIDTGKGIDAEFLPYVFDRFRQADSATTRKFGGLGLGLAIVRQIVELHGGTIRAESGGENQGAVFTVTLPLSNAIAALQSNLDPPEPRPCLEGIRILVVDDELDSRDFVAYVLESAGASVQRADCAIGALKILAHHQTDLLISDVGMPEMDGYQLLRSLKPEQRVPAIALSAFAGEMAQQQAIAAGFARHVAKPVEPDHLVMVAAALIARN; encoded by the coding sequence ATGGCCGACGCTTTGATTCAAGAGACTTCTCCAGAATCCTTACGACCTGAAAACGACGCAGAGCGGATAGAAGCACTGCTGCGATACAACATTCTGGATACACCTGCCGAGGAGGCTTTCGATCGCATCACCAAACTCGCAGCTCGATTGTTCAATGTCCCGATCGCGATTGTTTCTTTAGTAGATGAAAATCGCGCTTGGTTTAAGTCGTGTCAGGGGTTTAATCTTCCAGAAGTTCCGCGCAACGACGCGATCTGCAACGTTGCCGTACTTTATAACGGAATTTTAGTGATTCCCGATACGCGCAAGGACGATCGCTTCGCTTGTAATCCGTTTGCGATGGCAGAACCGGGTTTACGCTTTTATGCAGGCGCACCCCTGATCACCCAAGATGGCTACAACTTAGGAACACTCTGTTTATTAGATAGCCAGCCGCACGATGACTTGGGTGCTGAGCAGCGAGAAACGCTCGTTGATTTAGCCGCGATGGTGATGGATGAGCTAGAGCTAAGACTTGCCGCCCGAAAAATTGCTCAAACCGATGCAGCATTATTGGAAGTAACGCAGGGCGTTTCAGCCGTCACCGGACAAGCGTTTTTTGATGCGTTGGTTCTACACTTAGCTAAGGCTTTATCGGTCGATTATGTCTACATCGGGCGCTTAGCTGAACCCGCGCAACAGACCGTGCAAACGATCGCAGTTTGCGCTCATGGTCAAAATGTCGATAACTTCGACTATCTAATCGATGACACGCCTTGCAAGAAGGCGATCGCAAATCGCAAGCTTTGCTCTTACCCGCGTCGGGTGCAAGCGCTGTTTCCCGATGCGCCACTGCTTGCACCCTTGAACATCGAAGGCTATATCGCTGTGCCTTTCTTTGACTCAAGAGAAAACCCTTTGGGACTATTGGGGATTATGCACAGCAAGCCGCTAGAAAATGTACAGCTTGCAGAGTCGCTATTAACCATTTTTGCGCTGCGAATTGCGACAGAACTCAATCGAATACGAGTGTCAGAAGCTGAACGGGCTGCGAGAGAGCAAGCCGAAGCCGCCAACCGGATGAAAGATGAATTTCTCGCGGTTTTATCGCATGAGCTGAGAACGCCACTCAGTCCCATTTTGGGCTGGACGAAACTCCTACGATCGAGCAAAGTCAGCCTCGAAAGCCAGGATAAAGCCTTGGCAACGATCGAGCGCAATGCGGTACAACTGACCCAATTGATCGAGGATTTGCTGGACATTTCGCGAATTTTGCAAGGTAAGTTAATGCTGGATGTGCGATCGGTAAACTTATCTAGAGTAATGACTACGGCGATCGAAACGATTCGGCTTGCTGCCAATGCGAAAAGGATTCAAATTCAAACGCGCATCGAAGCTTCTGCGATCGTGCTAGGAGATGCGGCACGGTTACAGCAAGTTGTGTGTAATTTGCTCTCGAATTCGGTGAAGTTTACACCGGAAGGGGGTCGGGTTGAAGTGCGCTTAACGCAGTTTGATCGATCGGCGCAAATTCAAGTCATCGACACCGGCAAGGGAATTGATGCTGAGTTTTTACCGTATGTCTTCGATCGGTTTCGTCAGGCTGACAGCGCGACCACGCGCAAGTTCGGGGGGCTAGGCTTGGGTTTAGCGATCGTGCGTCAGATTGTCGAGCTCCATGGTGGCACCATCCGCGCCGAAAGTGGGGGTGAAAATCAAGGTGCCGTCTTTACCGTGACGCTCCCGTTAAGTAACGCGATCGCAGCGTTGCAGTCAAACCTTGACCCGCCAGAGCCTAGACCTTGCCTCGAAGGAATCCGGATCTTAGTCGTGGATGATGAATTGGATTCGCGGGATTTTGTCGCGTATGTGCTTGAATCGGCAGGGGCAAGCGTTCAGCGGGCGGACTGCGCGATCGGAGCGCTGAAGATTCTGGCTCATCATCAGACCGATCTCTTGATCAGCGATGTCGGAATGCCAGAGATGGATGGCTATCAATTGCTCAGAAGCCTCAAGCCAGAACAAAGAGTTCCAGCGATCGCGCTGAGTGCCTTTGCCGGAGAAATGGCTCAACAGCAGGCGATCGCAGCGGGATTTGCGCGACATGTGGCAAAACCTGTCGAACCCGATCATCTCGTCATGGTTGCAGCAGCGTTAATCGCCCGAAATTAA
- a CDS encoding ATP-binding protein: MVKVRSLPEKCLSLLIYRDLLDDPVLLAFRTALSALDRPEIAAASYSEWFSELAKRNQGWRDYLLNRILASENPLTYQLRRGEILKELMEAAKHDLRILQRFYECGSQQFYQLMKHKTAPWVDYIPDTESSLRQTQIRQIQKQLESLQDWSNALPELIEFYRRFGTGVFAEYRAFRWQDGQLNAIANPDPIQVDALVGYETQRDTLLRNTEFLLAGLPALHILLYGSRGSGKSSLVKSLLGNYENLRLIEVPKSELKALPTIVERLRDLSQKFVIFVDDLSFEEDDDAYKALKVVLEGNLTARPQNVVVYATSNRRHLIREFFDDRPRPKDADEVHHWDTVQEKLSFSDRFGLTLTFEPADQTTYLKIVHHLASQAQIELSTEDLEFRSLQWATRHNGRSGRTARQFIDFLKAELMIS; this comes from the coding sequence ATGGTAAAAGTACGATCGTTACCTGAGAAATGTCTGTCGCTGTTAATCTACCGGGATTTGTTAGATGATCCGGTGTTATTAGCATTTCGCACCGCTTTGAGCGCGCTCGATCGTCCAGAGATTGCAGCGGCGAGCTACAGTGAATGGTTTTCAGAATTGGCAAAACGGAACCAAGGATGGCGCGACTATTTGCTGAATCGGATTTTAGCTTCAGAAAATCCGCTGACATACCAGCTTCGTCGCGGCGAAATTCTCAAAGAACTGATGGAAGCAGCAAAGCACGATTTAAGAATTCTGCAACGGTTTTATGAATGCGGTAGTCAGCAGTTTTATCAATTAATGAAACACAAGACTGCACCTTGGGTTGATTACATTCCTGATACAGAAAGCAGCTTAAGACAAACGCAAATTAGACAAATTCAGAAACAGCTTGAATCGCTACAAGATTGGTCGAACGCGCTTCCAGAATTAATCGAGTTTTATCGCCGCTTTGGGACAGGAGTTTTTGCTGAGTACCGTGCATTTCGTTGGCAAGATGGGCAATTGAATGCGATCGCTAATCCCGATCCAATTCAAGTCGATGCCTTAGTCGGTTATGAAACTCAGCGCGATACTTTGCTGCGAAACACCGAATTTCTGCTGGCTGGATTGCCTGCGCTGCACATTTTGCTATATGGCAGTCGTGGTTCAGGAAAATCGTCGCTCGTGAAATCGCTGCTCGGTAACTATGAGAATCTCCGCCTGATCGAAGTGCCAAAATCCGAATTGAAAGCGTTACCGACGATCGTAGAACGCTTGCGGGATCTCTCCCAGAAATTTGTCATTTTCGTGGATGATTTATCTTTTGAAGAAGATGACGATGCTTATAAAGCACTGAAAGTGGTATTAGAAGGGAATCTCACCGCTCGACCTCAAAACGTGGTAGTTTACGCCACTTCAAATCGACGGCACCTAATTCGAGAATTCTTTGACGATCGTCCCCGTCCAAAAGATGCCGACGAAGTGCATCATTGGGATACGGTGCAGGAGAAGCTATCGTTTAGCGATCGCTTCGGTTTAACCCTGACGTTTGAGCCTGCGGATCAAACCACTTATCTGAAAATTGTTCATCATTTAGCAAGCCAAGCTCAGATTGAATTGAGCACTGAAGATCTAGAATTCAGATCGTTGCAGTGGGCAACTCGGCATAATGGACGATCGGGCAGAACTGCCCGTCAATTTATCGACTTTCTTAAAGCTGAACTGATGATTTCCTGA
- a CDS encoding Gfo/Idh/MocA family oxidoreductase: MFLNLQRSFVRGTLAKGGISTSTLRGEHSRNSFVIRVGLVGTGYAAKLRAEAVNQDDRAKLVGVAGHQPDKTAEFGHTHQTQAFNAWQELIQAVDLVIICGVNSEHSEIAESALESGRHVVVEYPLAIDLESATRVIELAHARNRLLHVEHIEILGGVHQAFLRSLSQVGTPFYARYATATPQHPAPPKWTYTRSLFGFPLVGALSRLHRLIHAFGQVESVSCQNRYWNLNADRYTGCLCKAQLQFKSGVIADVVYGKGETLWTPERKLEVQGDRGALIFDGDEGAFVNSEGVSAIEVGARRGLFTKDTSAVLDHLLNGAPLYVQPEESLYTLKVAIAAQRSAEQGQTIAIE, encoded by the coding sequence ATGTTTCTCAACCTACAACGTTCTTTTGTTCGTGGGACTCTAGCTAAGGGAGGGATCTCTACCAGTACACTGAGAGGAGAACATTCAAGGAATAGTTTCGTGATTCGAGTTGGACTGGTCGGAACCGGATATGCCGCGAAGCTGAGAGCAGAAGCGGTGAATCAAGACGATCGAGCAAAATTAGTTGGTGTAGCAGGACATCAACCTGATAAAACGGCGGAATTTGGGCATACGCACCAAACCCAAGCGTTTAATGCTTGGCAAGAATTGATTCAAGCGGTTGATTTAGTCATCATCTGCGGCGTGAACTCAGAGCATAGTGAGATCGCAGAATCTGCGCTCGAATCCGGTCGTCATGTCGTGGTCGAATATCCGTTGGCGATCGATCTTGAATCTGCAACGCGAGTAATTGAACTCGCTCATGCTCGAAATCGCTTACTGCATGTCGAACATATCGAGATTTTGGGCGGAGTGCATCAAGCCTTTTTGCGATCGCTTTCTCAAGTTGGTACGCCGTTTTATGCTCGGTATGCGACCGCAACGCCGCAACATCCTGCACCTCCGAAATGGACATACACGCGATCGCTGTTCGGTTTTCCATTGGTGGGTGCCTTATCGCGACTGCACCGATTGATTCATGCGTTTGGGCAAGTTGAATCGGTGAGCTGTCAGAATCGCTATTGGAATTTGAACGCCGATCGTTACACAGGTTGTCTCTGTAAGGCGCAACTGCAATTTAAGAGTGGGGTGATTGCAGATGTGGTGTACGGCAAGGGTGAAACACTTTGGACACCGGAGCGCAAGTTAGAAGTTCAGGGCGATCGTGGTGCATTAATCTTTGATGGTGATGAAGGTGCATTCGTGAATTCGGAAGGGGTGAGCGCGATCGAGGTCGGTGCGAGACGGGGATTGTTTACCAAGGATACGAGCGCTGTTTTAGATCATTTACTGAACGGAGCGCCGTTATATGTTCAACCCGAAGAGAGCTTATATACATTGAAAGTTGCGATCGCTGCTCAACGATCGGCAGAACAGGGACAAACGATCGCGATCGAATAA
- the der gene encoding ribosome biogenesis GTPase Der: protein MSLPIVAIIGRPNVGKSTLVNRLAQVQDAIVFDEPGVTRDRTYKRAFWRDREFQVVDTGGLVFDDDTEFLPLIREQAMAALSESSSAIFVVDGQAGLTQADEEIAQWLRQQPVPVVLAVNKCESVDQGIIQAAEFWELGLGEPYPVSSIHGSGTGDLLDQVVEHLPTTLEIEENPETKVAIAGRPNVGKSSLLNAFVGENRSIVSPISGTTRDAIDMVVERNDKTYRLIDTAGIRKKKNVEYGPEFFGINRAFKAIDRSDVVLLVIDALDGVTEQDQKLAGRIDDEGRGCVVIINKWDAVEKDAHTIYEYERQIRDRLHFVEWAESIFISAKTGQRVEKIFELVDRAAEQHKRRVSTAVINEVLEDALSWHTPPTTRQGRQGKIYYGTQVSSAPPTIALFVNDPHLFNDNYRRYIDRKFRESLGFQGTPLRLLWRGKKVREVERNTANRATKV from the coding sequence ATGTCATTGCCGATCGTTGCCATTATTGGTCGCCCGAATGTGGGCAAGTCTACGCTTGTGAACCGTCTTGCTCAGGTGCAGGATGCCATCGTGTTCGATGAACCCGGTGTGACCCGCGATCGCACCTACAAACGAGCGTTTTGGCGCGATCGAGAATTCCAAGTTGTTGATACGGGCGGACTGGTGTTTGATGATGACACCGAATTTTTACCCCTGATTCGAGAACAAGCAATGGCGGCTTTGTCAGAATCGTCCTCGGCGATTTTTGTTGTGGATGGACAGGCGGGATTAACTCAAGCCGACGAGGAAATTGCTCAATGGCTGCGTCAGCAGCCTGTTCCGGTTGTGCTGGCGGTCAATAAGTGTGAATCGGTAGATCAAGGCATTATCCAAGCCGCAGAATTCTGGGAATTAGGGCTGGGTGAGCCGTATCCGGTTTCCAGCATTCACGGAAGCGGTACAGGGGACTTACTCGATCAGGTTGTCGAACACTTACCCACCACCCTTGAAATCGAAGAAAATCCTGAAACTAAAGTCGCGATCGCAGGTCGCCCGAATGTGGGTAAGTCGAGCTTACTTAATGCGTTTGTCGGCGAAAATCGCTCGATCGTCAGTCCCATCTCAGGAACGACGAGAGACGCGATCGACATGGTAGTTGAGCGCAACGATAAAACCTATCGCTTGATTGATACTGCCGGGATTCGTAAGAAAAAGAACGTAGAGTACGGCCCCGAATTTTTTGGAATCAATCGAGCGTTTAAAGCGATCGATCGTTCTGATGTGGTGCTCCTTGTTATCGATGCCCTAGACGGCGTAACCGAGCAAGACCAAAAGTTAGCCGGACGAATTGACGATGAAGGGCGCGGCTGTGTGGTGATTATTAACAAATGGGATGCAGTCGAAAAAGACGCGCACACCATTTATGAATATGAGCGTCAAATCCGCGATCGCTTGCATTTTGTCGAGTGGGCAGAAAGCATTTTTATCAGTGCCAAAACGGGTCAGCGCGTCGAAAAGATTTTTGAACTCGTCGATCGTGCCGCCGAACAACACAAGCGCCGAGTTTCAACGGCTGTAATCAATGAAGTGCTAGAAGATGCGCTGTCTTGGCACACGCCACCGACCACAAGACAAGGACGACAGGGCAAGATCTACTACGGAACTCAGGTAAGCAGTGCACCTCCGACGATCGCGCTATTCGTCAATGATCCCCATCTGTTTAACGACAACTACCGCCGTTATATCGATCGTAAATTCCGTGAATCTTTAGGCTTCCAGGGTACGCCGCTCCGATTACTTTGGCGGGGCAAGAAAGTACGGGAAGTCGAGCGGAACACAGCGAATCGAGCAACGAAGGTTTAG
- the map gene encoding type I methionyl aminopeptidase: MEQEVITLLSSREIEKMRRAGKLAAQLLNHLESFVKPGVSTLELNDEAERWTQAHGAKSAPLGYNGFPKSICTSVNEVVCHGIPNAKQVLKNGDIINIDVTLIVDGYHGDTSKMYFVGEPSPLAKRLVEVTDKCRQLGMDAVKPGARIGDIGAAIQEYAESQGFSVVQDFVGHGISHIFHTAPQIPHYGKRGTGKKLRPGMVFTIEPMINEGTWEVEVMPDQWTALTKDRKLSAQCEHTIAVTSTGYEILTQAD, translated from the coding sequence ATGGAACAAGAAGTTATCACCCTCCTTTCGAGTCGCGAAATCGAAAAAATGCGCCGAGCCGGAAAGCTTGCAGCGCAGCTATTGAATCACTTAGAGTCCTTCGTCAAACCCGGTGTCTCTACATTAGAACTCAACGACGAAGCCGAACGCTGGACACAAGCCCACGGAGCCAAAAGTGCTCCTCTTGGCTACAACGGCTTCCCCAAGTCCATCTGCACTAGCGTTAATGAGGTCGTATGTCACGGCATTCCCAACGCCAAGCAAGTGCTGAAAAATGGAGACATTATCAATATTGATGTGACGCTGATCGTCGATGGCTATCATGGCGACACCTCAAAAATGTATTTCGTCGGAGAACCATCACCGTTAGCAAAGCGTTTGGTCGAAGTGACTGACAAATGCCGACAGCTAGGCATGGATGCGGTAAAACCCGGTGCAAGAATTGGGGATATTGGCGCAGCGATTCAAGAATACGCCGAATCTCAAGGCTTTTCAGTCGTGCAAGACTTTGTGGGGCATGGAATTAGCCATATTTTCCACACGGCTCCCCAAATTCCGCACTATGGCAAACGCGGTACCGGGAAAAAGTTGCGTCCTGGAATGGTATTTACGATCGAACCGATGATCAACGAAGGCACCTGGGAAGTCGAAGTCATGCCCGACCAATGGACAGCCTTAACAAAAGATCGCAAACTCTCCGCCCAATGTGAACATACGATCGCCGTAACCTCCACAGGCTACGAAATCTTGACGCAAGCTGACTAA
- a CDS encoding energy-coupling factor transporter transmembrane protein EcfT produces MDLLRSLPLGLYLEQPITWMHRLDPRVKLAWLMSFLATPLLASAEWRLLLVGVLIVLTLASRIPLRVWRQQMGWLLLLAVYVFSLVAIAPDGLSVEPRPRLPENELAFVQQPNTVPKPAPPQSWFNPFQAAPKEQTQLANQLKRPELRQPTDYQYVIFQRGPIRVTRRSLDLAIRVGTLLFTLIYSTNLFLLTTAPEEVTAGLEDLMRPLRRFNVPVTEVALTLTLSLRFIPLVLEEFQNLIRSIRTRAINWKKLGFRRTIQVCLSVAERLLQNLLLRAEQIASAMKVRGFTSPNQHRVEWHQLILKRFDWLALVVLGGFWAARLAFG; encoded by the coding sequence ATGGATTTACTGCGATCGCTGCCGTTAGGGTTGTATCTCGAACAGCCGATCACCTGGATGCACCGGCTCGATCCACGGGTAAAGCTGGCGTGGTTGATGAGTTTTCTAGCAACTCCCTTACTGGCGAGTGCAGAATGGCGGTTGCTGCTCGTGGGTGTGTTGATTGTACTAACTCTAGCGTCTCGGATTCCGCTCCGAGTCTGGCGGCAGCAGATGGGCTGGCTGTTATTGCTGGCGGTCTATGTGTTTTCGCTGGTTGCAATCGCGCCTGATGGTTTGAGTGTTGAGCCGCGTCCTCGACTGCCTGAAAATGAACTGGCATTTGTGCAGCAACCGAACACGGTTCCAAAACCCGCACCGCCGCAGTCTTGGTTCAATCCATTTCAAGCAGCGCCCAAAGAGCAAACCCAACTTGCCAATCAGTTAAAGCGCCCAGAGTTGAGACAACCGACAGACTATCAGTATGTGATCTTTCAGCGTGGGCCGATTCGAGTGACTCGGCGATCGTTGGATCTGGCGATCCGGGTTGGTACTTTATTGTTTACGCTGATCTACAGTACGAACTTATTTTTGCTTACAACTGCTCCAGAAGAAGTCACCGCAGGATTGGAAGATTTGATGCGTCCGTTGCGTCGGTTTAATGTTCCGGTGACTGAAGTTGCATTGACATTAACGTTGTCATTGCGATTCATTCCGCTGGTGTTGGAGGAATTTCAGAATTTGATTCGATCGATTCGCACTCGTGCTATCAATTGGAAGAAGTTAGGATTTCGCCGCACGATTCAGGTGTGTTTATCGGTTGCAGAGCGATTGTTGCAAAATCTATTGCTGAGAGCAGAGCAGATTGCGAGTGCGATGAAGGTTCGTGGGTTTACCAGTCCGAATCAGCATCGAGTGGAATGGCACCAGTTGATTTTGAAGCGGTTTGATTGGCTCGCGTTGGTTGTTTTGGGTGGATTTTGGGCAGCAAGGCTGGCGTTTGGATAA
- the moeB gene encoding molybdopterin-synthase adenylyltransferase MoeB: MLNPNLDEIQLTNDDYARYSRHIILPEVGLDGQKKLKAASVLCVGTGGLGSPLLLYLAAAGIGRIGIVDFDVVDSSNLHRQIIHGTSWVGKPKIESAKQRILEINPTCQVDLYETRLSSENALQIAEPYDLVIDGTDNFPTRYLVNDVCVLLNKPNVYGSIFRFEGQATVFNYEGGPNYRDLYPEPPPPGLVPSCAEGGVLGVLCGIIGTIQATEAVKIILGQGNTLSGRLLLYNALEMKFRELKLRPNPVRPVIEKLVDYEEFCGIPQAKAAEEQAKASMQEITVQELKQLIDSGAIGQEYVLLDVRNPNEYDIAQIPGSVLIPLPDIENGNGVEKVKELLNGHKLIAHCKMGGRSAKAIGILKSAGIDGINVKGGITAWSREVDPSVPEY, encoded by the coding sequence ATGCTAAACCCAAATCTGGATGAAATCCAGTTAACCAATGATGATTACGCCCGATATTCCAGGCATATTATTTTGCCGGAAGTCGGGCTGGATGGACAGAAAAAACTCAAAGCGGCAAGCGTTCTCTGTGTGGGAACAGGCGGACTGGGATCACCGCTATTGTTGTATTTAGCAGCAGCCGGGATCGGACGGATTGGAATTGTCGATTTTGATGTGGTCGATAGTTCTAACCTGCATCGCCAAATTATTCACGGGACATCGTGGGTGGGTAAGCCCAAGATCGAATCGGCAAAACAGCGAATTCTTGAGATTAATCCAACCTGTCAAGTGGATTTGTATGAGACGCGATTGAGTTCTGAGAATGCGCTGCAAATTGCGGAACCCTATGACTTGGTGATCGACGGAACCGATAATTTCCCAACGCGATATCTCGTGAATGATGTTTGCGTGCTGTTGAATAAGCCGAATGTGTACGGCTCGATTTTCCGGTTTGAGGGACAAGCGACGGTCTTTAACTACGAGGGCGGGCCAAATTACCGCGATCTTTATCCAGAACCCCCGCCACCCGGATTGGTGCCTTCTTGTGCTGAGGGCGGTGTTTTAGGCGTGTTGTGCGGCATTATCGGAACGATTCAGGCGACTGAAGCGGTGAAAATCATTCTCGGACAAGGCAACACGCTCAGTGGGCGACTGTTGTTGTACAACGCGCTAGAGATGAAGTTCCGGGAGCTTAAACTGCGTCCGAATCCGGTGCGCCCTGTGATTGAGAAGTTAGTGGATTACGAGGAATTCTGCGGAATTCCGCAAGCAAAAGCGGCTGAAGAACAGGCAAAAGCAAGTATGCAAGAAATTACGGTGCAGGAATTGAAGCAACTGATCGACAGTGGCGCGATCGGTCAAGAATACGTCTTGCTCGATGTCCGCAATCCCAATGAGTACGATATTGCTCAGATCCCCGGTTCTGTCTTGATTCCATTACCAGATATCGAGAACGGAAATGGCGTTGAGAAAGTGAAAGAACTGCTCAACGGACACAAGTTGATTGCTCACTGCAAAATGGGAGGTCGATCGGCAAAAGCGATCGGTATTCTCAAATCGGCTGGGATTGATGGGATCAACGTGAAAGGCGGAATTACTGCCTGGAGTCGCGAAGTCGATCCCTCTGTACCGGAATATTAA
- a CDS encoding phosphotransferase, which yields MRSLTADLFPVLYSTIDPRAIVARILSCYDLGTVRNCQFWCRGLSDVYLIETDRAAYVLRISHWDWRSQADIDFELALLNFLHQRGLPVAYPLKTEAGKLSIVISAPEGDRYAALFTYAPGGVPIGDLSIRQATRLGETLAKVHQAGLEFDCTFDRKPLTLDYLLNDSWSEISPFLQLEDQAYIEAAIEQIKFALKNFPRSAPYWGICWGDPHSGNTHFNEADQPTLFDFDQCGFGWRAFELGKFRQVALSTGISRRVREAFLQGYQSVSPLKAFELEAISAFTQTAHIWMWSICLTYALRHNYSRLDEQFFRKRVEQLKQLKSPDWQMF from the coding sequence ATGCGATCTCTCACCGCCGATCTGTTTCCTGTCCTGTATTCTACGATCGATCCAAGGGCGATCGTGGCAAGGATTTTATCGTGCTACGACCTTGGAACGGTGAGAAACTGTCAGTTTTGGTGTCGGGGATTGAGCGATGTCTATCTGATCGAAACCGATCGCGCTGCCTATGTCCTAAGAATTTCACACTGGGACTGGCGTTCTCAAGCCGATATCGATTTTGAGTTAGCACTGCTAAATTTTCTACATCAGCGCGGCTTGCCTGTGGCATATCCTTTAAAGACGGAAGCGGGCAAACTGTCGATCGTCATTTCTGCGCCGGAGGGCGATCGCTATGCGGCTCTGTTTACGTATGCGCCCGGAGGTGTCCCGATTGGTGATCTGAGTATTCGGCAAGCCACAAGATTGGGTGAGACGCTGGCAAAAGTACACCAAGCGGGGCTGGAGTTTGACTGTACATTCGATCGTAAGCCCTTGACGCTCGATTATTTGCTCAACGATTCTTGGAGTGAGATTTCGCCTTTTTTGCAGCTTGAGGATCAGGCTTATATCGAAGCGGCGATCGAGCAGATTAAGTTTGCACTGAAAAACTTTCCGCGATCGGCACCTTACTGGGGAATTTGCTGGGGCGATCCGCATAGTGGCAACACGCACTTTAATGAGGCGGATCAGCCGACTCTATTTGATTTTGATCAATGCGGCTTTGGTTGGAGAGCGTTTGAGCTTGGCAAGTTTCGTCAAGTTGCGTTGAGTACGGGCATCAGTCGGCGAGTCAGAGAGGCTTTTCTGCAAGGATACCAATCGGTGTCCCCGCTCAAAGCGTTTGAGCTTGAAGCGATTTCTGCATTTACACAAACTGCCCATATTTGGATGTGGTCGATTTGCTTAACTTATGCACTTCGCCACAATTACAGCCGTTTAGATGAACAGTTTTTTCGCAAACGAGTTGAGCAATTGAAGCAACTCAAATCTCCGGATTGGCAAATGTTTTAA
- a CDS encoding M67 family metallopeptidase yields the protein MILRLNSQHLVSIRVHAERTYPDECCGLLLGKSDPTGKTVMEVKATENRWSDDESGLTRKRQYEIAPEEMLAAMKEARSQGLDIIGIYHSHPDQPAVPSECDRAAAWSAYSYAIVSVSEGKSVDLRCWSLDDQQVFQPEELLIT from the coding sequence GTGATTCTCAGACTCAACTCTCAGCATCTTGTGAGCATTCGTGTTCATGCCGAGCGCACCTATCCAGACGAGTGCTGCGGCTTGCTGTTGGGCAAGAGTGACCCCACTGGGAAAACCGTCATGGAAGTGAAAGCAACGGAGAATCGATGGAGTGACGACGAGAGCGGTCTGACCAGAAAGCGTCAATATGAAATTGCACCAGAAGAAATGCTGGCAGCGATGAAAGAAGCTCGATCGCAAGGTCTCGATATTATTGGGATCTATCACTCACATCCGGATCAGCCAGCAGTGCCTTCAGAATGCGATCGTGCAGCGGCATGGTCGGCTTATAGTTATGCGATCGTGTCAGTGTCTGAAGGCAAATCGGTTGACCTTCGCTGCTGGAGCCTCGACGATCAACAGGTTTTCCAACCGGAAGAACTCTTGATCACCTGA
- a CDS encoding acyl-CoA thioesterase, with translation MQFTYSRSIRFSDTDAAGVVYFANVLNFCHEAYEASLTASGINLRSFFSGQTIAVPIVHAEVDFFKPMFCGDEITIALTPNLLKPSEFEISYRLFQEQTIAKALTRHVCINSQTRSRQDLTPDLLHWINGDRSVQ, from the coding sequence ATGCAATTTACTTATTCTCGATCGATTCGCTTTTCCGACACCGATGCAGCAGGAGTGGTGTATTTTGCAAACGTTTTGAACTTCTGCCACGAAGCGTATGAAGCCTCTTTGACCGCAAGTGGAATTAATCTGCGATCGTTTTTTTCGGGTCAAACCATTGCGGTTCCAATTGTTCACGCTGAAGTCGATTTTTTTAAGCCGATGTTTTGTGGCGATGAAATTACGATCGCGCTCACTCCAAACTTATTAAAACCGAGTGAATTTGAAATTTCTTACCGTTTGTTTCAGGAGCAAACGATAGCAAAAGCGCTCACCCGCCATGTTTGTATAAACTCTCAAACGCGATCGCGGCAAGACCTCACACCCGATTTGCTGCACTGGATCAATGGCGATCGTTCAGTTCAATAG